The genomic stretch TATGGTGAACATCACGGTGGGTTAAATAACTAGATCGACATTGTTTATGGTGATAGACGAcaagccaagttacaacttgTTATTTGGAAGAGAATGACTCTATGGTGTCGGGGCCGTACCGTCTTCAGCACATCAAAGAttggtgatttggagagaagatggagTGGTCGAAAATATCGAAGTCGACCAAGGGTACTTCATGGATGACGTGAATAATGTCGGCAAGAAGGAATTCGAGAGAAAGATGGCCAACATTTCTCCTTGTTTTCCAGCTGAGGATGTATATGCTCATCTGAGTGAGGCTTTCGTTTCTCTAACTTTACACGAGactcatggcttcatttgggatgtggaacgttTGGATGATTCACCCTATATAGGTATCCGACCGACAGGCTGGGGAGATGTCACTGATGATGACTGAGCTAGAAGCTCTAAGAAGGATTTCGGCATACgttgccgagaacaaaataaagtcggctctagaggatgaagaaaacatggttgtcgaagcctaTGTGTTAAATAAAGAGGGTTATGTGGCTATTGGATCAGAGCCTTCGGATAAGCTAGTTTTGGCTAAAGGAAACATCAACATGAAGCGTTTGGACTGTATTTATGACgatgaacctttagggtttgaaaaagtcccaaaggcaccagagaaaatgcaaccaaaagaccccttggaagaagtcgaccttggcgaaaATGGCGAAAAAAGGCCAACATACATCAACGCCAACATCGACAAAGAACTAAAGTCTGAGGTAATATTCGTACTTAAAGAATTTAGAGACTGTTTTacttgggattataacgaaattCCAGGTTTAAGCAGGGATTTGGTCGAGCTAAAGCTGCCAATAAAAATTGGAAGAAAACCAGTAAAGCAGACGCCTAGGCGTTTCGCCCCAGAGATCATGGCGAAGATAAAAgcagaagtagaaagactcctgaaaagcaagtttatacaaactgcaaggtatgtcgaatggttggccaatattgttccagtcatcaagaaaaatgggtctttaagagtatgtattgattttagagatctaaatgttgCTACCCCCAAAGACGAGTATGCCATGCCCGTAGCGGAAATGCTGGTCGATTCGGCCGCTGGTTTCGAGtatttaagtatgttagatggtgatgctggatataaccaaatttttattgcagaagaagatgtgccgaagacggcgtttcgatgCCCATGAGCCTTGGGaacatatgagtgggttgtcatgtCATTCGGCTTGAAAAATGCCGGAGTAacatatcagagggtaatgaactcaatgttccatgattttattgaagatttcatgcaagtatacattgatgatattgtgataaaatcaaatggtcgaCATATTCACGTCGAACATCTCCGAAAGGCCTTCTTAaggatgaggaaatatggattgaaaatgaatccattaaagtgtgctttttgtgtgcaggcaggcgatttccttggctttgtggtgcataaaaagggtattgaagtaaaccaaagcaaaacaaaaaccattatggacgtcaagcctctGTCGACCAAAAAGGAACTACAATCTTTATTGGgcaaaataaattttcttagaagatttatatcaaattTAAGTGGCAAAACAAAAGATTTTTCCCCACTACTTCGACTGAAGAATGAGGATTTTAAGTGGCAAGAAGAGCACCAAgaggcttttgacaaaatcaaagagtatttgactaGGCCTCTAGTACTGGCCCCTCATGTTAGGAATAAGCCAATGAGGTTGTATATTGCAGCCTCAtaatcgactataggaagtatgttagtccaagaggatgaaaaatgtgtcgaaagacctgtgtattaccttagtcgaatgcttaatgaccctgaaactaggtatagtgatatagaaaaactatgtctatgcctgtatttctcttgtatgaaactaaagcaatatattaagcctgttgatgtgtatgtatcttcccactttgatattattaaacacatgttatctaaaccaattttgtatagtcgaattgggaaatgggcttTGGCGTTAACGGAGTACTCTCTGACATACGTACCCTTGAAAGCAATGAAAGGACAAGTAGTGGCAGATTTccttgtcgaccattcaatggtcgaaatggcgcaAAATTACATAGACACAGTGCCATGGAGATTATACTTCGACGGTTCAAGACATAAGCATGGATCTGGGATAAgaggagtcataatttctccagatggaattccagcaTAGTTCAAATACAAAATTGAAGGGGTCtgcacaaataatgaagcagaatatgagtCGTTGATTACAGGACTTGAACTACTGCtggaattgggggcaaggaatgtcgaaattatgggagactctGAGTTAGTGATTAAGAAGGTATCAAAAGAATAcaggtgtgttaaagaaaatttaatcatgtattttatggtcaccatcagattactcaagaggtttgagcaagtcaaCCTCCAGCATATACCACGGAAAGAGAACCAGAGAGCAAATGATTTGGCGCAGGAGGCTTCAGGGTACAAAGCGTCGAAAGACTAGAATGAAGAGGTCCAAGTAAGAGAGAAAGTACGAGCGACATTGTTATCACCATCAGATTTGTCGATTATAAAGTTGGGAGTTGTAGATAAatatcattttgaaattctgacTGTCGACGACGAGAGGGAAAGTGATTGGCGTAAACTGCTAGTCGATTATCTACGTAATCCTGTAGGGTCGATAGATCGAAAGATAAAATATAGGGCCCTTAGCTACGTCTTAGTGAATGATGAACTATTTAAAAAGACAGTTGAAGGAGTGTTACTAAAATGCCTAGGAGAAAGCGAGGCATATGTGGCTGTGTCTACCGTACGTAGTGGAACGTGTGGGGCGCATCAAGCGGGTTtgaagatgaaatggctcttgatgcgctcaggagtttattggccttcaatgttgaaagattgcattgaatttgtCAAAAGCTGTCAggaatgccaattgcatgggggcatacagcatgtgcctgcaagcgagttgcatacaattgtgaagccCTAGCCTTTTCGAGGGTGGGCACTGGATGTTATCGGAGAAATAAAACCagcctcgtcgaaacaacaaaggtatgttttggtcggtatcgactatttcacaaaatgggtcgaagccgtGGCATTAACAAATGTAGACCAAGAGGCTGTGATAGATTTTGTCCAAAGTCATATCATCAGCAGATTTGGCATTCCAGAAACAATCACAACCGACCAGGGGTCAGTTTTTACTGGTTGAAAAGTGCAAGATTTTGcaaaagaaatgggaatcaaattattgacttctaccccctattacgcacaggcgaatggccaagttgaagctgccaataaggtgatcatcagcctaataaagaaacatataggcaagaagccaagaaattggcataagacgttagatcaagctttgtgggcatgtcAAATGTCACCAAAAGAAGCAACTAGAACAACTTCATTTCGACTGGTATATGGGCACGACGTAGTGTTGCCAGTAGAGATTCAGGTTCAGGCAGTCAGAACCCAAAGGCAatatgaaataccttctgaagattattGGAGCATGATGACAGACGAACTGGTCGATTTAGATGAGGAGAGAATGTTAGCCTTGGATTCACTACAAAGGCAGAAAGAAAAGGTCGCTAGAGCCTACAATAAAAAGGTGAAAGGAAAAATGTCCGTTGTCGACGATCTAGTTTGGAGAGTGATCTTGCCTATGGAtagaaatgatagagttttgggtAAATGGTCCCCTAATTGGGAAGGACCGTTTAAGATTCTGCAGGCCTTCTCTAACAACGCCTAcgaggtcgaagagttggcaccagaCAGGCGAATCTTAAGGGTAAATGGAAAGTACTTGAAAAaatataggcctctccttcaagaggtcaagattGTAACAAACTAAATGACTGTCGAATAAACTATGTTGGAAAAACTATGTTGGAAACCAGCTACAAAAGGCACAGAAAATAAATACACAGTGCTAAAACAGAATGATAACATTAATTTGGAAAAAAGCCATTGTTCGAATattacaaaaaaataataaagacGGTCAAAGTTGGCCGAATTTGGATTGAAAAGACTTAAGCTCAAAGTTGTAATGGAGAGACGTAGGCTCCAAGGTGTCGGCCTGGGCTTTAAGATGTTCAAGCTTCTTCTCAACAGTCGAAAGCTCTTCAGCTACCGCTAAGGCATCGCCGGTGGTTTGCTCCACAGTGGCCTGGGCATGTTTTAGAACTTCGTCGATAAAGCACGACTCCTCCTTTGTAATTGACTCCAACTCACTGTCCAAAGTAGTAATTTGACGCCGAAGGGCATCAATTTGTTGGCGTATCTCAGTGGCCCTTGTTTGTTTGGAGATCAACTCTTTTTTCTTCTCCTTCATAGTCCCCAGCAGTTTGGTGACCTCCGCGTCGGCGTTCATCACCAACTCCCACTTTtccttcacaaaggcctcagtAGAAGCAATCTAGCATTCAGTTTCCCTAACGTTGTCGAGATGGCGCAACATGGGAACCAGAAGTTGTTCTAAAGCGGCCGTTGCATGCTTGACATATTCTGAGAGCTGAAGATCTTTAAGTTGGGCAAGCACGCGCAAGATTTCTGGACCGACAGCAGGTTCATGCATGAGCACAAAAGAGAGGTCAAGATTCAAGGCGTGAAAGCGAACTTTGTCCATTAAAGTTTTGGTGTTCGTCGCCTCAGAACCCATTTTTCCAGAGTGGTGAAGCTGCTCAGAGTCAGAAGAGGCATCACACGATCTCACTAGGTTACGGAGCCTAGCAATTGCTTTCAAGGCAGAAGGCTTTATCGCCAGCCCCGGGAAAGATGAAGGAGAAGCAGCCGACAAAGGAGTAGTTTGAGAAGAAGGAGAAGCAGCCGACAGTGGAGTAGTTTGAGAAGGTGGGTTCTTAGTGGTGTCGACATCCACTAGTCCCCTTGGATCCTgcaaaggcaaggaagctgaagaaa from Lathyrus oleraceus cultivar Zhongwan6 chromosome 7, CAAS_Psat_ZW6_1.0, whole genome shotgun sequence encodes the following:
- the LOC127104737 gene encoding uncharacterized protein LOC127104737; amino-acid sequence: MSPKEATRTTSFRLVYGHDVVLPVEIQVQAVRTQRQYEIPSEDYWSMMTDELVDLDEERMLALDSLQRQKEKVARAYNKKVKGKMSVVDDLVWRVILPMDRNDRVLGKWSPNWEGPFKILQAFSNNAYEVEELAPDRRILRVNGKYLKKYRPLLQEVKIVTN